The Corvus moneduloides isolate bCorMon1 chromosome 5, bCorMon1.pri, whole genome shotgun sequence genome includes a region encoding these proteins:
- the CYTL1 gene encoding cytokine-like protein 1 isoform X2, which yields MKMLLLLSALLSAALLASTAPPTCYSRVLSLSKEITESFKELQTSKTDSCVETLPRLYLDIHNYCVLAKLRDFVAYPGCDRVVEVNKLKEKARSLYTILISYCRRDLVFLTDDCNALEIPISPPIEHSITES from the exons AtgaagatgctgctgctcctgtctgctctgctctctgctgccctgctagccagcacagcccctccaACTTGCTACTCGAGGGTGTTGTCTCTGAGCAAGGAAATCACAGAGTCCTTTAAGGAGTTGCAGACCTCCAAAACT GACTCATGTGTGGAGACGCTGCCCAGGCTGTACTTGGACATACAC AATTACTGTGTGTTGGCAAAACTCCGTGATTTTGTGGCCTACCCCGGATGTGACAGAGTGGTTGAAGTGAataaactgaaggaaaaagccCGGAGCCTGTACACCATCTTGATCTCCTACTGTAGAAGG gACCTGGTGTTCCTCACTGATGACTGTAATGCTCTGGAAATTCCCATTTCACCTCCCATTGAACACTCCATCACTGAGAGCTAA
- the CYTL1 gene encoding cytokine-like protein 1 isoform X1 → MKMLLLLSALLSAALLASTAPPTCYSRVLSLSKEITESFKELQTSKTVDSCVETLPRLYLDIHNYCVLAKLRDFVAYPGCDRVVEVNKLKEKARSLYTILISYCRRDLVFLTDDCNALEIPISPPIEHSITES, encoded by the exons AtgaagatgctgctgctcctgtctgctctgctctctgctgccctgctagccagcacagcccctccaACTTGCTACTCGAGGGTGTTGTCTCTGAGCAAGGAAATCACAGAGTCCTTTAAGGAGTTGCAGACCTCCAAAACTGTG GACTCATGTGTGGAGACGCTGCCCAGGCTGTACTTGGACATACAC AATTACTGTGTGTTGGCAAAACTCCGTGATTTTGTGGCCTACCCCGGATGTGACAGAGTGGTTGAAGTGAataaactgaaggaaaaagccCGGAGCCTGTACACCATCTTGATCTCCTACTGTAGAAGG gACCTGGTGTTCCTCACTGATGACTGTAATGCTCTGGAAATTCCCATTTCACCTCCCATTGAACACTCCATCACTGAGAGCTAA